Proteins encoded in a region of the Phoenix dactylifera cultivar Barhee BC4 chromosome 3, palm_55x_up_171113_PBpolish2nd_filt_p, whole genome shotgun sequence genome:
- the LOC120110243 gene encoding phosphatidylinositol 4-phosphate 5-kinase 6-like isoform X1 — protein MIRRALVLVKERRGKKRRESRMFKDIQRIKAWESTVRRTHQKHQPSARRRSLVLPPVSASPTAADVDDADDLDDATLHHAERLLPNGDFYTGQWHNNLPHGTGKYLWTDGCMYEGEWRHGKTMGKGKFSWPSGATYEGEFKSGFMDGFGTYTGSLGDTYRGSWSMNLKHGQGKKSYANGDYYDGEWRSGLQDGHGRYTWKNGNEYVGEWRAGVIHGRGTLVWVNGNRYDGGWEDGFPKGNGSFRWADGSLYVGYWSEENDGIQQKGVYYPSPAATSPTARDPHAAFAADLGDCKVCPGETVSILPSQKTPNWLGMEENFLQKQAVWRQSKSNDGRPRRRASADTAGTGETPKRTNGHNNSIIGAAGSWEADGDYNCDAEEGSVARGRGASSDGANDFMGGLSLEETESTGTGRWLPIKWPPPEVKKQGETISKGPKNYDLMLNLQLGIRVLSFGEDLEVGVEVTAMPCSHEFHRTCLGKWLEKSHLCPLCRFPMPTVGSRVPHRATGVGQ, from the exons ATGATACGCCGAGCATTGGTGTTGGTGAAAGAAAGAcgtgggaagaaaagaagggagagTAGAATGTTCAAAGATATCCAACGCATCAAGGCGTGGGAGTCCACCGTCCGGAGGACGCACCAGAAGCATCAGCCGTCGGCGCGGCGGCGCAGCCTCGTCCTCCCCCCCGTGTCGGCCTCCCCCACCGCCGCCGACGTCGACGACGCCGATGATCTCGATGACGCCACCCTCCACCACGCCGAGCGCCTCCTCCCCAACGGGGACTTCTACACCGGCCAGTGGCACAACAACCTCCCCCACGGCACCGGCAAGTACCTATGGACCGACGGCTGCATGTACGAAGGCGAATGGCGCCACGGCAAGACCATGGGGAAAGGCAAGTTCAGCTGGCCCTCCGGCGCCACCTACGAAGGCGAGTTCAAGTCCGGCTTCATGGATGGCTTCGGCACCTACACCGGCTCCCTTGGGGACACCTACCGCGGCTCCTGGTCCATGAATCTCAAGCACGGCCAGGGCAAGAAGTCCTACGCCAACGGCGACTACTACGACGGCGAGTGGCGCTCCGGCCTCCAGGACGGCCACGGTCGCTATACTTGGAAGAATGGCAACGAGTACGTCGGCGAGTGGCGCGCCGGCGTCATCCACGGCCGCGGCACCCTCGTCTGGGTCAACGGCAACCGCTACGACGGCGGGTGGGAGGACGGCTTCCCGAAAGGCAACGGAAGCTTCCGCTGGGCCGACGGCAGCCTCTACGTTGGGTACTGGAGTGAGGAGAACGACGGCATCCAGCAGAAGGGCGTTTACTACCCGTCGCCCGCCGCCACTTCGCCGACGGCTCGGGATCCTCATGCTGCGTTTGCGGCCGACCTCGGCGATTGCAAGGTTTGCCCGGGCGAGACGGTGTCGATTCTCCCGTCGCAGAAGACGCCGAACTGGTTGGGAATGGAGGAGAATTTCCTACAGAAGCAGGCCGTATGGAGGCAGTCCAAGTCGAACGACGGCCGGCCGAGAAGGCGGGCGTCGGCCGACACGGCCGGGACCGGTGAGACGCCCAAGAGGACTAATGGGCACAACAATAGCATCATCGGCGCTGCCGGCAGTTGGGAGGCGGATGGGGATTACAATTGTGATGCAGAGGAAGGTAGTGTGGCCAGGGGGAGAGGGGCGTCCAGCGACGGGGCTAATGACTTCATGGGAGGGCTTAGCCTGGAGGAAACGGAGTCGACGGGAACGGGGAGGTGGTTGCCAATAAAGTGGCCGCCACCGGAGGTGAAGAAGCAGGGGGAGACTATCTCCAAGGGGCCCAAGAATTATGACCTCATGCTCAATCTCCAGCTTGGGATCAG AGTCCTTTCTTTTGGTGAGGATTTGGAGGTTGGGGTGGAGGTCACGGCGATGCCATGCTCCCACGAGTTCCATCGGACGTGCCTCGGCAAATGGTTGGAGAAGAGCCACCTCTGCCCTTTGTGCCGCTTTCCCATGCCGACTGTGGGCTCACGAGTTCCTCATCGAGCGACTGGAGTTGGACAATAG
- the LOC120110243 gene encoding phosphatidylinositol 4-phosphate 5-kinase 6-like isoform X3: protein MIRRALVLVKERRGKKRRESRMFKDIQRIKAWESTVRRTHQKHQPSARRRSLVLPPVSASPTAADVDDADDLDDATLHHAERLLPNGDFYTGQWHNNLPHGTGKYLWTDGCMYEGEWRHGKTMGKGKFSWPSGATYEGEFKSGFMDGFGTYTGSLGDTYRGSWSMNLKHGQGKKSYANGDYYDGEWRSGLQDGHGRYTWKNGNEYVGEWRAGVIHGRGTLVWVNGNRYDGGWEDGFPKGNGSFRWADGSLYVGYWSEENDGIQQKGVYYPSPAATSPTARDPHAAFAADLGDCKVCPGETVSILPSQKTPNWLGMEENFLQKQAVWRQSKSNDGRPRRRASADTAGTGETPKRTNGHNNSIIGAAGSWEADGDYNCDAEEGSVARGRGASSDGANDFMGGLSLEETESTGTGRWLPIKWPPPEVKKQGETISKGPKNYDLMLNLQLGIRLGWRSRRCHAPTSSIGRASANGWRRATSALCAAFPCRLWAHEFLIERLELDNRHICCS, encoded by the exons ATGATACGCCGAGCATTGGTGTTGGTGAAAGAAAGAcgtgggaagaaaagaagggagagTAGAATGTTCAAAGATATCCAACGCATCAAGGCGTGGGAGTCCACCGTCCGGAGGACGCACCAGAAGCATCAGCCGTCGGCGCGGCGGCGCAGCCTCGTCCTCCCCCCCGTGTCGGCCTCCCCCACCGCCGCCGACGTCGACGACGCCGATGATCTCGATGACGCCACCCTCCACCACGCCGAGCGCCTCCTCCCCAACGGGGACTTCTACACCGGCCAGTGGCACAACAACCTCCCCCACGGCACCGGCAAGTACCTATGGACCGACGGCTGCATGTACGAAGGCGAATGGCGCCACGGCAAGACCATGGGGAAAGGCAAGTTCAGCTGGCCCTCCGGCGCCACCTACGAAGGCGAGTTCAAGTCCGGCTTCATGGATGGCTTCGGCACCTACACCGGCTCCCTTGGGGACACCTACCGCGGCTCCTGGTCCATGAATCTCAAGCACGGCCAGGGCAAGAAGTCCTACGCCAACGGCGACTACTACGACGGCGAGTGGCGCTCCGGCCTCCAGGACGGCCACGGTCGCTATACTTGGAAGAATGGCAACGAGTACGTCGGCGAGTGGCGCGCCGGCGTCATCCACGGCCGCGGCACCCTCGTCTGGGTCAACGGCAACCGCTACGACGGCGGGTGGGAGGACGGCTTCCCGAAAGGCAACGGAAGCTTCCGCTGGGCCGACGGCAGCCTCTACGTTGGGTACTGGAGTGAGGAGAACGACGGCATCCAGCAGAAGGGCGTTTACTACCCGTCGCCCGCCGCCACTTCGCCGACGGCTCGGGATCCTCATGCTGCGTTTGCGGCCGACCTCGGCGATTGCAAGGTTTGCCCGGGCGAGACGGTGTCGATTCTCCCGTCGCAGAAGACGCCGAACTGGTTGGGAATGGAGGAGAATTTCCTACAGAAGCAGGCCGTATGGAGGCAGTCCAAGTCGAACGACGGCCGGCCGAGAAGGCGGGCGTCGGCCGACACGGCCGGGACCGGTGAGACGCCCAAGAGGACTAATGGGCACAACAATAGCATCATCGGCGCTGCCGGCAGTTGGGAGGCGGATGGGGATTACAATTGTGATGCAGAGGAAGGTAGTGTGGCCAGGGGGAGAGGGGCGTCCAGCGACGGGGCTAATGACTTCATGGGAGGGCTTAGCCTGGAGGAAACGGAGTCGACGGGAACGGGGAGGTGGTTGCCAATAAAGTGGCCGCCACCGGAGGTGAAGAAGCAGGGGGAGACTATCTCCAAGGGGCCCAAGAATTATGACCTCATGCTCAATCTCCAGCTTGGGATCAG GTTGGGGTGGAGGTCACGGCGATGCCATGCTCCCACGAGTTCCATCGGACGTGCCTCGGCAAATGGTTGGAGAAGAGCCACCTCTGCCCTTTGTGCCGCTTTCCCATGCCGACTGTGGGCTCACGAGTTCCTCATCGAGCGACTGGAGTTGGACAATAGACACATATGTTGTTCATGA
- the LOC120110243 gene encoding phosphatidylinositol 4-phosphate 5-kinase 6-like isoform X2 — MIRRALVLVKERRGKKRRESRMFKDIQRIKAWESTVRRTHQKHQPSARRRSLVLPPVSASPTAADVDDADDLDDATLHHAERLLPNGDFYTGQWHNNLPHGTGKYLWTDGCMYEGEWRHGKTMGKGKFSWPSGATYEGEFKSGFMDGFGTYTGSLGDTYRGSWSMNLKHGQGKKSYANGDYYDGEWRSGLQDGHGRYTWKNGNEYVGEWRAGVIHGRGTLVWVNGNRYDGGWEDGFPKGNGSFRWADGSLYVGYWSEENDGIQQKGVYYPSPAATSPTARDPHAAFAADLGDCKVCPGETVSILPSQKTPNWLGMEENFLQKQAVWRQSKSNDGRPRRRASADTAGTGETPKRTNGHNNSIIGAAGSWEADGDYNCDAEEGSVARGRGASSDGANDFMGGLSLEETESTGTGRWLPIKWPPPEVKKQGETISKGPKNYDLMLNLQLGIRIWRLGWRSRRCHAPTSSIGRASANGWRRATSALCAAFPCRLWAHEFLIERLELDNRHICCS; from the exons ATGATACGCCGAGCATTGGTGTTGGTGAAAGAAAGAcgtgggaagaaaagaagggagagTAGAATGTTCAAAGATATCCAACGCATCAAGGCGTGGGAGTCCACCGTCCGGAGGACGCACCAGAAGCATCAGCCGTCGGCGCGGCGGCGCAGCCTCGTCCTCCCCCCCGTGTCGGCCTCCCCCACCGCCGCCGACGTCGACGACGCCGATGATCTCGATGACGCCACCCTCCACCACGCCGAGCGCCTCCTCCCCAACGGGGACTTCTACACCGGCCAGTGGCACAACAACCTCCCCCACGGCACCGGCAAGTACCTATGGACCGACGGCTGCATGTACGAAGGCGAATGGCGCCACGGCAAGACCATGGGGAAAGGCAAGTTCAGCTGGCCCTCCGGCGCCACCTACGAAGGCGAGTTCAAGTCCGGCTTCATGGATGGCTTCGGCACCTACACCGGCTCCCTTGGGGACACCTACCGCGGCTCCTGGTCCATGAATCTCAAGCACGGCCAGGGCAAGAAGTCCTACGCCAACGGCGACTACTACGACGGCGAGTGGCGCTCCGGCCTCCAGGACGGCCACGGTCGCTATACTTGGAAGAATGGCAACGAGTACGTCGGCGAGTGGCGCGCCGGCGTCATCCACGGCCGCGGCACCCTCGTCTGGGTCAACGGCAACCGCTACGACGGCGGGTGGGAGGACGGCTTCCCGAAAGGCAACGGAAGCTTCCGCTGGGCCGACGGCAGCCTCTACGTTGGGTACTGGAGTGAGGAGAACGACGGCATCCAGCAGAAGGGCGTTTACTACCCGTCGCCCGCCGCCACTTCGCCGACGGCTCGGGATCCTCATGCTGCGTTTGCGGCCGACCTCGGCGATTGCAAGGTTTGCCCGGGCGAGACGGTGTCGATTCTCCCGTCGCAGAAGACGCCGAACTGGTTGGGAATGGAGGAGAATTTCCTACAGAAGCAGGCCGTATGGAGGCAGTCCAAGTCGAACGACGGCCGGCCGAGAAGGCGGGCGTCGGCCGACACGGCCGGGACCGGTGAGACGCCCAAGAGGACTAATGGGCACAACAATAGCATCATCGGCGCTGCCGGCAGTTGGGAGGCGGATGGGGATTACAATTGTGATGCAGAGGAAGGTAGTGTGGCCAGGGGGAGAGGGGCGTCCAGCGACGGGGCTAATGACTTCATGGGAGGGCTTAGCCTGGAGGAAACGGAGTCGACGGGAACGGGGAGGTGGTTGCCAATAAAGTGGCCGCCACCGGAGGTGAAGAAGCAGGGGGAGACTATCTCCAAGGGGCCCAAGAATTATGACCTCATGCTCAATCTCCAGCTTGGGATCAG GATTTGGAGGTTGGGGTGGAGGTCACGGCGATGCCATGCTCCCACGAGTTCCATCGGACGTGCCTCGGCAAATGGTTGGAGAAGAGCCACCTCTGCCCTTTGTGCCGCTTTCCCATGCCGACTGTGGGCTCACGAGTTCCTCATCGAGCGACTGGAGTTGGACAATAGACACATATGTTGTTCATGA
- the LOC120110244 gene encoding ABC transporter A family member 1-like has protein sequence MKRKLSLGIALIGNSKVIILDEPTSGMDPYSMHSTWQLIKKIKKGRIILLTTHSMDEANVLGDRIAIMANGHLRCCGSSLYLKHKYGVGYTLTMVKAAHGVSVAADIVHRHVPTATCLSDVGTEISFRLPLTSSSSFENMFREIDSCIRRPHLSSEKCHSSYSEGNFGIESYGISVTTLEEVFLRVSGQNFDENDKSVYYASHTGSDTVVSEASHGTLIKPTNSKLPFRFKCSSYGFVILWEAPAD, from the exons ATGAAGAGGAAATTATCCCTTGGTATTGCTCTTATTGGAAATAGCAAG GTTATCATCCTTGATGAACCAACCAGTGGTATGGATCCATACTCAATGCATTCAACATGGCAGTTGATAAAGAAGATCAAGAAGGGAAGGATAATATTATTGACAACACATTCCATGGATGAAGCCAACGTTCTAGGTGATCGAATAGCTATCATGGCAAATGGTCATTTGAGATGCTGTGGAAG CTCCCTTTACTTAAAGCATAAATACGGGGTTGGTTACACCCTTACAATGGTGAAG GCTGCACATGGTGTCTCTGTGGCTGCGGACATTGTTCATCGTCATGTTCCAACTGCTACATGCTTATCTGAT GTAGGTACAGAAATTTCCTTCAGACTTCCTCTtacatcatcttcttcctttgagaaCATGTTTCGAGAAATTGACAGTTGCATAAGACGACCACATCTAAGCTCTGAAAAATGTCACTCCAGTTACAGTGAGGGAAATTTTGGCATTGAGAGTTATGGTATCTCTGTCACAACCTTGGAAGAGGTGTTCTTGAGAGTTTCAGGGCAGAACTttgatgaaaatgataaaaGTGTATATTATGCATCTCATACTGGATCTGATACAGTGGTTTCTGAAGCTTCCCACGGTACACTGATAAAACCAACAAACTCAAAACTACCTTTTAGGTTCAAATGTTCTTCATATGGATTTGTTATACTCTGGGAAGCACCTGCAGATTAA